From the genome of Solanum dulcamara chromosome 12, daSolDulc1.2, whole genome shotgun sequence:
tgaaaagaaagttaataaaacaattataaatcacaataattaaaattttaaaatacaataagacgtattttatttatagaaagattttttttctcCGTACTATGAAAAATTAACGATAATTTTaattactttaaaaaataataatttatgaaaataatttaaacaaaataaaatttcaatttatgtaAGTTAGATCTATTCCTTCAACACTAACTTGATTAATTCAAtcgaaaaaataaaagagtataaactaaaacataataacaaaattaaataaaagtaaaaactaatttataaaaaatattttggggtTGGGATGGGAGTGGGTAATGGGGTGGGGTGGGAAGAAGGAGCAGGGTCCACAAAAGTTAAGGATAAGTCGCATGGCCCCTTGCGACTTGTAATTGACTAATGGACATTAAATGAAAAAGGCAAATTGCGTGGGATCATGTATTTTTACAGCTCTGCTGGCCTCGCGCTTCAAATTGATGACGTATCGACATTTTTCTGACTCTCTCCTCCTTTATTATATAGAAAGGCTTTGATGTGATCCCAAAATCATTTactcttttgaaatttttgtaaaaaCAAATTATCCTTCAGATTATCATTCATATGATATCGTTGTTGCTTCTCTAGAGACAAGCTACTTGGAAACTTGTTTTTTATTTcaccctctatttatatttgtttttctcGATTAGATCTCATCATGCCgtttaaaaattatcaaaaggAAATaattgggaaaagtctaaaagttAAGAGccgataatatattttttctctcaCTTGATGTTCTGTATTTGTATTAGAACTTCAAAACTCATTATTAGAGTTTGACtcatccaaaaaaattaatttcataattaggatttaaattcaaaatttctacTCATTATTAGAGTTTGACtctttcaataaaaataatttcataattaggacttaaattcaaaatttctacTCATTATTAGAGTTTGACTCttccaataaaaataatttcataattaGGACTTGAATTCAAAACCATCTTGATGCCGCCATGATATTTTACTCCATAGCATCACAAACCATCTTGATGCCGCcatgatattttaatttccCTTCCTCTGCCCTCAccaattttacccttaaaaACAACAACCCCCCTACCCCTCTACCCCCCCCCCTTCAGGAAAAGTGTATTACATAAATGAGACATGAATagttaacaaaaataaaataagtactCATATGTTTGAATgatctatctttttttttttagtttattttaaaaaagaatgatttcttttttttttgataatattttaattttagcttTGCACTTAACATATTTAAGGCTACAAAATTAAAACCTATTTGATAATTACTAAGTTATATAATTACTAGACTGACTGTATAATGactaaattatataattattaagcTGATAATTACTACTTTTATAATTACATCAATTCTAATTACCAGATAACTTTTCAAACACAcccctaatttttttaaaattattttctaaaaatccgtcaagttaaagttgattgttttttttaaatggaggGACGCAGCTAATAGCAGCCGCCactcatttatttattatttcgtCTAATAGCCGCCAGTTAGTACACGTTGCCTGGATAACACAGAAGACTATGAGAATGGTGCCTTTGTTTATTCAATATTTGATTTGTGACTAATTAAAAGTCACCCCTCACAACCACTAATAGAAAAATCCAACAGTGTCCATCACCCTCCGTACCTATAAATACCTTTCACTTTACCACTTATTTCCCATCACCTTCAATTACTACAACACACAAAATGAGGCTTAGTGAATTCACAATATTTTCATTACTATTTTCTCTACTTTTGCTGACTGCCTCGGCTGAACAATGTGGTAAGCAGGCGGGAGGTGCGGGTTGTGCCTCGGGACTCTGTTGTAGCAACTTTGGCTGGTGTGGTAACACAAATGACTATTGTGGTGATGGCAAATGTCAAAGCCAGTGTCCTTCTGGCCCTTCTCCGAAACCACCTACCCCTGGCCCCGGTGGGGACCTTGGAAGTGTCATCTCAAATTCCATGTTTGATCAGATGCTTAAGCATCGCAACGATAATGCCTGCCAAGGAAAGGGTAATTTCTATAGCTACAATGCCTTCATCAATGCTGCCAGGTCTTTTCGTGGCTTTGGCACTACTGGTGATACCACTGCTCGAAAAAGGGAAATTGCTGCTTTCTTTGCCCAAACCTCCCATGAAACTACTGGTACGTCGACTGATTCAACTTTTAAATTGAACCATTACAATTATGTATATGGATCTGAAAATACATAATATTTGTTGAAGTTTTAGTAATAATAATTGATTATATAGGAGGATGGCCTACAGCACCAGATGGACCATACGCATGGGGTTACTGTTTCCTTAGAGAACAAGGTAGCCCGGGTGACTACTGTACGCCAAGTAGTCAATGGCCTTGTGCTCCTGGAAGGAAATATTTCGGACGAGGCCCCATCCAAATTTCACAGTAAGCTTACCGTAATTTTAGCATAGAGTCATGGCATTATATTGCAAATAACTATTCATAAAGATGAGATGCTTGAAAGTTAAGAAGTTTTCTATAGCAGAAAGGTGTCTTTTTTAAGTAGACTACAAAggaaagaattttaaaaaattgaagcaGGAGTAGTAGTATTTTCAGAGTTCGAACAAAACAAAAGAAGGGGAGTTATTTGTTATGAACTTGTAGGGTCTAATTACGTGTATTTTGACATTAATTAACATAGCAACTACAACTACGGGCCATGTGGAAGAGCCATCGGAGTGGACCTTTTAAACAATCCTGATTTAGTAGCCACAGATCCAGTTATCTCATTCAAGTCAGCCATCTGGTTCTGGATGACCCCTCAATCACCAAAGCCTTCTTGCCACGATGTCATCACCGGGAGATGGAAACCATCCGGCTCTGATCAAGCAGCTAATCGCCTCCCTGGATTTGGTGTCATCACTAACATCATCAATGGTGGTCTGGAATGTGGTCACGGGAATGATAACAGGGTCCAGGATCGAATTGGGTTTTACAAGAGGTATTGTGGAATTCTTGGAGTTAGTCCAGGTGGCAATCTTGATTGCGGCAACCAGAGGCCTTTTGGGAACGGACTCTTAGTCGATACTATGTAACAACTTCATCATCTGTTTGTTGTATTCTCTTGCAACAATCCAGGGCCCAGCTATAAATAAATCTACTTATGTAATTGTGTTGTAATCTGATGGGACCACTACTTATAATCGCTTTTCATTTTAATAAACAGAGACTTTGTCCACGATAGTGGATGGTTCTACTTCTACAGTTGTGACAGGTAGCTAGTTCAATTCGAAACTTAGAAAACGATTTGAGTTGTTATTTATTATCAATCAATGCTACTGAGTAGAATTATCTAAAATCATCTTCCAAGTAACCCGATTATATAAATATCGTTTACAACTTAGCACACACCTCTTCTACTCCTCCACTTTCTACTCTCgtctttctttgtttttaaaTGGTGTTTATGTGAGTACGTAAAGAACTTTTGGATTGAAATTGGTGAAGGTGTACTGGATGATTTAGATGCGATATCTTGCTGTTTTAGCTTGTATACGCAGTTGCATCTCTTTTGATTTACAAGTGATTCTACATGTGATGTACAGTATAGCAGTGACATTTTTCAGCTCATTTTAGCTCTAAGTTTTACCTCCAGACTAATACAAATCAACTCCAATCTTccataaaatttgtatataacCTAGACTTAGGTGTTTCCAATTAAAGCCGACCACAACTAACAAAAAATACtaagattttgattttgaattgaaatttcAAATGAGTCTTTAATGTGGTTCttcaaaattttcttcaatCATTCACCAAACCAGAGGATCTTGACATTGAAGGTTCATTAATTAAAGACCtttacaaaagaagaaaacactAACTTCCTTTGAGATAAGCCTTTAATTAATTGCACGCATTCAACGTTAATCTCAGTCATTTGATGAGACAATTTCTCTTCTAATTTTTGTGAGATTTAAGTGAATGAAGACCTTCCTAGCGGATACATAATTTTCTTAATtagttgaaagaaaaaacaaCTTTGAACCTCAAAATTTAGGCATCCAAACTGCAGCCACCGTCTCTGATTTTAAGTCTTGAATTATGGGGACCAAACTGTATCATCATACTAGGGATTAAAGCTATCAACTGCAAAAGATATACATGGAAAATCACTGTTAAGGTTGTGCAATTGCTTCATCATATACTACAGCACTTCTTGCTGCGGTTAGGTTACAaataggaaaataaaaagaaaggtaTATCAGATAGAAAATGGAATTTCGGGCTAATTCaactccaaaaataactcataaaataaGTACCCAAAATCCTATAAGAAGATTAAGTCCCACATCCCATTACTGACGTGGGACTCAACAACCCCCGACCCCTCCCCATAAGCAGACCTGTCAACTAGAGcatgaataatataatatgaaaaacAAATATTAGATAAATCAATTTGGGATGGATTCAACTATAATACAATAggtaaaaaactaaaaattaggCCCAAGTAAAACTCGAAAGCTTGCTCATAATGAGAATTACCAGACCAAATAAAGGACCCCTTCCTTTTTCCATTGTACTAAAAATTTATCCGCATATAATATTTACACCTAACTAATAGTAGCATAACATGTTGGAAAAATAATCTATTTCAAAAGATTTGCTATTAACCAAAGTGGTGGTCATTTACACTTATTCCCTATGACCAATGTGTCATcccatttttttaatcaaattaaatCAAGTGTATTATTCTTTTCCAATGTCATGACACATTGCCCCCCATTTGTTCTTCCTTTCCAAATACTTCACTGCCTCTGACCCCTATAAATTGGATAATTATGTCTTCATAAGACATACCAATTGTTGAGTACTCAGTTATCTCAAAATAGCTCACTTTGGCTTGTTGGTTTTGTGCAATTTAATTTTCTTGTTCGGTCATCTTAGAAAAAAGACTTGTTTAATTTTGGAGATGCATTTCACCttgttgaaataattttttaggaTGCCTAGGACAACTCAAGCATTATTTGTACTTGGTTATCTATAAGTAATACATTTGTTGTTGTACTTTCCCTTGTTTCCCAACATAACATGTCTCTTTTGGATACTTAAAATTATAGTTAACTAATGTGTATTATTACTTCATTTATTACTTAACCATGGTAAAAATACAAGGGTCGTATGTAAACGCCTAtgggaatattttttttttaccaataACGTGTGGCTTCGAAGTTTGAATTTAGGCTCTTTATTTGTTTATCTATCAAAATTCTTTAGTATAGTGCTTACCCAAGCAAGGCCGACGCAGAACAAGTTGAATCCAGGATAATTGAATGGAGCCCTCTCAGATAAAAATAGATCTACatacaaggaaagaaaatacagttAATTTGACATTCAGATCCTACAAAGCCAGTGTGCTATTGCCTATATTTAGTGGCGGATCCAAGATTTTCACTAAGGGGTTTCGAAAATAAAAATGTAGTGTAtaagatttgaattttgaacCCTGTTAACCATTAAGTCAAACATCTAATCTTATGTTCAAGATGTTCAAAttctatatatacaaaaaaaatttgaataacTTACATATACAGTGTAAGTTTTCACCGAGTCACACAAAGTTTGAgcatgaaaaatatttgaagtttcaacTTACCTGTTAGAGGGGTATATATTAATGGAGAAAGAATATTGCCAAATGAGCTTATTCCTGCTATGCACCCTTGAGCAATTCCCTATTACATTAACAGAGAATTAATATAGACCTCTTGAGAAAATACTGATCCAACACataagtaagaaaaaaaataacgtAGAAGATCAGCAACATCTAAATTGTTCACCTGTTCATTTTGTCCAACTTGTTTTGAAACAATGCTTTGTAACTACATTTCATAAACACTTTATCAGATCTAATGATCATCACAACTAACAAGTATTTATCTTCCTACAAGCATTATATAACAAAGAAAACTCACAGCAGGTCTTGTTAGGAAGCCAATGATAGACAAGAAACTAGCAACATAAGGAACCTGAGACGACCAATGAAATATATTCAGGAAATAGAAACATCATTatcttgaaatttgaaatatacTAAAGAATAATCAGATAATGTGTTCATCTGTTTGAAAGATTAAGCTTACCCAGACTGCCCATGCAATGCTAACAATTAGCATCTGTAGAATATTAAGAATTAACTCAATAAGTTATATTACAAGTACATACAGAAAGACAAAGATGGGGGGAAATAGAGAAGTTTAAAGAAGCACATACATTTAAAAATCCAGTGAAGAGGGATAAACAGAGAATTGCCTCCTCTGCTGTAATAGGAGCCAACCAAGGCATCAAGAATAACtgcatcaaaatataacaagaGGTAACACTTGGAGCAGTActaaacaataacaacataccagAGTGATTTCACAAGTAcgattttttcttgttttctctgCTTTTGGTGACTGAAAGTTAGCACACTATGTTTTGAGTAGTTCAAAATATGAAGTATGAATTTGGTTGGTATTAGTTGTTAATTTCCATTTCCTGTAGGGTCTATTTGGAAAGTCACCCGATAATtggaattggtgtaattactagAGTAATAATTACCAGCCTAGTAATTACACAACTTAATAATTATGATGTTTATTTGTTTGTCAGAATGTAATTACATGGTAATTTCAAGTGTACTGTTTGGTTGCACAAGTGTAATCATCATAATGTTATactaagtttaaaaataaaagttaattatctaaaattaaaaatttatattagacaaataagaacattcataaatgatattaaattaaatatttaacatatatattgtcttttaaaaatatattaattaataaacatatgttcttaactaatgttataaaaaataattgatttatatttttcaaattagtatattttaattaaattaatcacTATAAAAGTACAAAATttctatgaacatcatgaaatgcatgtttgtcaaaaagatta
Proteins encoded in this window:
- the LOC129876006 gene encoding endochitinase 4-like, with product MRLSEFTIFSLLFSLLLLTASAEQCGKQAGGAGCASGLCCSNFGWCGNTNDYCGDGKCQSQCPSGPSPKPPTPGPGGDLGSVISNSMFDQMLKHRNDNACQGKGNFYSYNAFINAARSFRGFGTTGDTTARKREIAAFFAQTSHETTGGWPTAPDGPYAWGYCFLREQGSPGDYCTPSSQWPCAPGRKYFGRGPIQISHNYNYGPCGRAIGVDLLNNPDLVATDPVISFKSAIWFWMTPQSPKPSCHDVITGRWKPSGSDQAANRLPGFGVITNIINGGLECGHGNDNRVQDRIGFYKRYCGILGVSPGGNLDCGNQRPFGNGLLVDTM